A window of Streptomyces marispadix contains these coding sequences:
- the pdxS gene encoding pyridoxal 5'-phosphate synthase lyase subunit PdxS: protein MSTPSSASAATATAAQAPATGTARVKRGMAEQLKGGVIMDVVTPEQAKIAEDAGAVAVMALERVPADIRKDGGVARMSDPDMIEGIIEAVTIPVMAKSRIGHFVEAQLLQALGVDYIDESEVLTPADEVNHSDKFAFTTPFVCGATNLGEALRRISEGAAMIRSKGEAGTGNVVEAVRHMRQINGDIGRLKSLDGHELYAAAKELRAPYELVREVAELGKLPVVLFSAGGVATPADAALMRQLGAEGVFVGSGIFKSGDPAKRAAAIVKATTFYDDPKIIADASRGLGEAMVGINCDTLPEGERYASRGW, encoded by the coding sequence GTGTCCACCCCGTCTTCCGCCTCTGCCGCCACCGCCACCGCCGCCCAGGCCCCCGCCACCGGCACCGCCCGCGTCAAGCGCGGCATGGCCGAACAGCTCAAGGGCGGCGTGATCATGGACGTCGTGACACCGGAGCAGGCGAAGATCGCCGAGGACGCCGGTGCCGTCGCGGTCATGGCCCTGGAGCGCGTCCCCGCGGACATCCGCAAGGACGGCGGCGTCGCGCGCATGTCCGACCCGGACATGATCGAGGGGATCATCGAGGCCGTCACCATCCCCGTGATGGCCAAGTCCCGAATCGGCCACTTCGTGGAGGCCCAGCTCCTCCAGGCGCTGGGCGTCGACTACATCGACGAGTCCGAGGTCCTCACCCCGGCCGACGAGGTCAACCACAGCGACAAGTTCGCCTTCACCACCCCGTTCGTGTGCGGAGCCACCAACCTCGGCGAGGCCCTGCGGCGCATCTCCGAGGGCGCCGCCATGATCCGCTCCAAGGGCGAGGCCGGCACCGGCAACGTCGTCGAAGCCGTACGCCACATGCGCCAGATCAACGGCGACATCGGCAGGCTCAAGTCGCTCGACGGCCACGAACTGTACGCCGCCGCCAAGGAGTTGCGTGCGCCGTACGAACTGGTCAGGGAGGTCGCCGAGCTGGGCAAGCTGCCGGTGGTGCTCTTCTCCGCGGGAGGTGTCGCCACCCCCGCGGACGCCGCGCTGATGCGTCAACTCGGCGCCGAGGGCGTCTTCGTGGGCTCCGGGATCTTCAAGTCGGGCGACCCGGCGAAGCGCGCCGCCGCCATCGTCAAGGCGACGACCTTCTACGACGACCCGAAGATCATCGCCGATGCGTCGCGCGGACTCGGCGAGGCCATGGTCGGCATCAACTGCGACACCCTGCCCGAGGGCGAGCGCTACGCCTCACGCGGCTGGTGA
- a CDS encoding glycosyltransferase family 4 protein: MRVGIVCPYSWDVPGGVQFHVRDLAEHLDAAGHEVSVLAPSDDETPLPPYVVSAGRAVPVPYNGSVARLNFGFLSAARVRRWVHEGAFDVLHIHEPATPSLALLTCWAAQGPIVATFHTSNPRSRAMIAAYPILQPALEKISARIAVSEYARRTFVEHLGGDAVVIPNGVDVDFFARAEPKAEWQGGTIGFIGRIDEPRKGLPVVMRALPRILESLPDTRLLVAGRGDEDEAVEELPEGVRGRVEFLGMISDEDKARLLRSVDLYVAPNTGGESFGIILVEAMSAGAPVLASDLDAFAQVLDGGEAGELFPSEDADALADAAVRLLTDPERRAALRAYGSRHVRRFDWSTVGADILAVYETVTDGAAAVAPDERIGFLARFGLARD; encoded by the coding sequence ATGAGGGTCGGGATCGTCTGCCCGTACTCCTGGGACGTGCCGGGCGGCGTCCAGTTCCACGTGCGCGACCTGGCGGAGCATCTCGACGCCGCCGGGCACGAGGTGTCCGTACTGGCGCCGTCCGACGACGAGACGCCGCTGCCGCCGTACGTCGTGTCGGCGGGGCGTGCCGTGCCCGTGCCCTACAACGGCTCCGTGGCACGCCTCAACTTCGGCTTCCTGTCCGCGGCACGCGTCAGGCGCTGGGTGCACGAGGGCGCCTTCGACGTGCTGCACATCCACGAACCGGCCACTCCCTCCCTCGCGTTGCTCACCTGCTGGGCCGCGCAGGGGCCGATCGTCGCCACCTTCCACACCTCCAACCCCCGCTCGCGGGCGATGATCGCGGCGTATCCGATCCTCCAGCCCGCGCTGGAGAAGATCAGCGCACGGATCGCGGTCAGCGAGTACGCGCGCCGCACCTTCGTCGAGCACCTCGGCGGCGACGCCGTCGTCATCCCCAACGGCGTCGACGTCGACTTCTTCGCACGCGCGGAGCCCAAGGCGGAGTGGCAGGGCGGCACCATCGGCTTCATCGGACGGATCGACGAGCCCCGCAAGGGACTTCCCGTGGTGATGAGGGCGCTGCCGCGCATCCTCGAATCGCTTCCGGACACACGGCTGCTGGTCGCGGGACGCGGCGACGAGGACGAGGCCGTGGAGGAGCTGCCCGAAGGCGTGCGAGGGCGCGTTGAGTTCCTCGGCATGATCAGCGACGAGGACAAGGCGCGGCTGCTCCGCAGCGTCGATCTCTACGTGGCGCCCAACACCGGGGGCGAGTCGTTCGGGATCATCCTCGTCGAGGCGATGTCCGCGGGCGCCCCCGTGCTCGCCAGCGACCTGGACGCCTTCGCGCAGGTGCTCGACGGGGGAGAGGCGGGCGAGCTGTTCCCCAGCGAGGACGCGGACGCGCTCGCGGACGCCGCCGTGCGGCTGCTGACCGACCCGGAGCGCCGGGCGGCACTTCGTGCGTACGGGAGCCGCCATGTACGCCGCTTCGACTGGTCGACCGTGGGCGCCGACATCCTCGCCGTCTACGAGACCGTCACCGACGGGGCGGCAGCGGTAGCACCCGACGAACGCATCGGATTCCTCGCCCGCTTCGGCCTTGCCCGTGACTGA
- a CDS encoding phosphatidylinositol mannoside acyltransferase, which translates to MSSTPAERLTDSLYGLGWAGVRRLPEPVAAALGRSIADTAWRQRGKGVRRLEANLARVVPGASSERLRELSQAGMRSYLRYWMESFRLPAWQEPHIRDNVHIHELRRLTDGIASDRGVILALPHLANWDLAGAYVTTVLKTPFSTVVERLKPESLFDRFVAYREGLGMEVLPHSGGSAFGTLARRLRDGGLVCLVADRDLSSSGVEVDFFGERTRMPAGPALLAQQTGALLLPVTLWYEEPPRMEGMVHPPVEVPSRGTREEKTSAMTQAVADRFAEGIAGHPEDWHMLQRLWLSDLPVREGAGEPHGGTGDGPAADSAPVATEGDGPAANGPAGSGTSGSGPANSGPANCGTSGDGTAGAAGSDAEAAHVDERASGRRTAPGEDRER; encoded by the coding sequence GTGAGCAGCACTCCCGCCGAGCGGCTGACCGATTCGCTGTACGGGCTGGGCTGGGCCGGAGTGCGCAGGCTTCCGGAACCGGTCGCGGCGGCGCTGGGCCGCTCCATCGCGGACACCGCCTGGAGACAGCGCGGCAAGGGCGTACGCCGGCTTGAGGCGAACCTGGCGCGTGTGGTGCCAGGGGCCTCCTCCGAGCGCCTCAGGGAGCTGTCACAGGCCGGGATGCGCTCGTATCTGCGGTACTGGATGGAGTCGTTCCGGCTACCGGCCTGGCAGGAGCCGCACATACGGGACAACGTCCACATCCACGAGCTGCGCAGGCTGACCGACGGCATCGCCTCGGACCGCGGCGTGATCCTCGCGCTGCCGCACCTGGCCAACTGGGATCTGGCGGGCGCGTATGTGACGACCGTGCTGAAGACGCCCTTCAGCACGGTCGTCGAACGCCTCAAGCCCGAATCGCTCTTCGACCGCTTCGTCGCCTACCGGGAGGGGCTCGGCATGGAGGTGCTGCCGCACTCCGGCGGCAGCGCCTTCGGCACGCTCGCCCGGCGGCTGCGCGACGGCGGCCTGGTGTGCCTGGTGGCCGACCGTGATCTGTCGTCCTCCGGCGTCGAGGTGGACTTCTTCGGCGAACGTACGCGCATGCCCGCGGGGCCCGCGCTGCTCGCCCAGCAGACCGGGGCGCTGCTGCTGCCGGTGACGCTCTGGTACGAGGAGCCGCCGCGGATGGAGGGGATGGTCCACCCACCGGTCGAGGTGCCCTCGCGGGGCACACGGGAGGAGAAGACGTCGGCGATGACCCAGGCCGTGGCCGACCGCTTCGCCGAGGGCATCGCGGGACATCCGGAGGACTGGCACATGCTTCAGCGGCTGTGGCTCTCGGACCTGCCGGTGCGGGAGGGGGCGGGGGAGCCGCACGGCGGTACGGGGGACGGCCCGGCGGCCGACTCAGCGCCGGTCGCTACGGAGGGAGACGGCCCGGCGGCGAACGGCCCGGCGGGCAGCGGCACTTCGGGCAGTGGTCCGGCGAACAGCGGCCCCGCGAACTGCGGCACTTCGGGCGACGGCACGGCGGGCGCGGCCGGGTCCGACGCTGAGGCGGCTCACGTCGACGAGCGTGCCTCCGGGCGCCGCACCGCCCCAGGGGAGGACCGCGAGCGATGA
- the pgsA gene encoding phosphatidylinositol phosphate synthase, producing MLNKYARAFFTRVLTPFATMLLRLGVSPDTVTLIGTGGVVAGALVFYPLGEFFWGTVVITLFVFSDLVDGNMARQLGRSSRWGAFLDSTLDRVADAAVFGGIALWYAGGGDSVLMCGVTIFCLASGQVVSYTKARGESIGLPVNVNGLVERAERLVITLVLAGFSGFTTFGVPYIGVLLPIALWAVALGSLVTLGQRVVTVRREAAEAEGTGA from the coding sequence ATGCTGAACAAGTACGCGCGTGCGTTCTTCACGCGTGTCCTCACCCCATTCGCGACGATGCTGCTGCGGCTGGGAGTGAGCCCGGACACGGTCACCCTGATCGGCACCGGAGGAGTGGTCGCGGGAGCGCTGGTCTTCTACCCGCTCGGCGAGTTCTTCTGGGGCACCGTCGTCATCACGCTCTTCGTCTTCTCCGACCTCGTCGACGGCAACATGGCCCGGCAGCTCGGGCGTTCGAGCCGCTGGGGCGCCTTCCTCGACTCGACGCTCGACCGCGTCGCGGACGCGGCGGTCTTCGGCGGCATCGCGCTGTGGTACGCGGGCGGCGGCGACAGCGTCCTGATGTGCGGGGTGACGATCTTCTGCCTTGCCAGCGGCCAGGTCGTGTCGTACACCAAGGCCCGAGGCGAGAGCATCGGCCTGCCGGTGAACGTCAACGGCCTTGTGGAGCGCGCCGAACGGCTCGTCATCACCCTGGTCCTGGCCGGATTCTCGGGCTTCACGACCTTCGGCGTCCCCTACATCGGCGTCCTGCTGCCCATCGCTCTGTGGGCCGTCGCCCTCGGCAGCCTCGTGACTCTCGGGCAGCGGGTGGTGACCGTACGGCGTGAGGCCGCCGAGGCGGAGGGGACGGGCGCGTGA
- a CDS encoding elongation factor G-like protein EF-G2, with translation MGDKASTHPGAAGRAAAADHPSKLRNVVLVGHSGSGKTTLVEALALASGAVTRAGRVEDGGTLSDYDEIEHRQHRSVQLSLVPVEWEGIRINILDTPGYADFVGELRAGLRAADAALFVVSAADGVDGATRLVWEECASVGMPRAIVVTHLDAARADFEDMVSVCQREFGGEDPDAVIPLYLPLRGEQGADGQAPVEGLLGLLSQRVYDYSSGTRTERDPDQGQLPQIETARNRLIEGIISESEDETLMDRYLGGEECDIQTLIKDLEKAVARGVFHPVLAAAPAPEGGKHGLGTLELLELITGGFPSPLEHEIPAVTTPEGKPQPALACDPEGPLAAEVVKTSSDPYVGRISLVRVFSGTLRPDETVHVSGHGLEDRGHEDHDVDERVGALSAPFGKQQRPLSKAVAGDLACVAKLNRAETGDTLSAKDSPLLMEPWLMPDPLLPVAIEAHTKADEDKLSHGLSRLVAEDPTMRLEQNPDTRQLVLWCLGEAHMGVALERLRSRYGVNVDSVPHKVSLRETFAEQAEGRGRHVKQSGGHGQFAICDITVEPLPGGSGIEFVDKVVGGAVPRQFIPSVEKGVRAQAAKGVAAGYPLVDFRVTLHDGKAHSVDSSDAAFQTAGALALRECAAKARIHLLEPVAELEVDVEDEYVGPVMSDLSGRRGKVSGTEQASDGHTLVRAQIPEIEISRYAVELRSLSHGTGRFARSYACHEPMPQQLAGKILEAAQNGG, from the coding sequence ATGGGCGACAAGGCGAGCACACACCCCGGAGCCGCCGGCAGGGCAGCGGCGGCCGACCACCCCTCCAAACTGCGGAACGTGGTACTGGTCGGCCACAGCGGCTCGGGAAAGACCACCCTCGTCGAAGCACTCGCGCTGGCCTCAGGGGCAGTGACGAGAGCCGGCAGGGTGGAGGACGGCGGAACCCTCTCCGACTACGACGAGATCGAGCACCGTCAGCACCGTTCGGTGCAGCTCTCGCTGGTGCCGGTCGAGTGGGAGGGAATCCGGATCAACATACTGGACACCCCCGGATATGCGGATTTCGTCGGGGAGTTGAGGGCCGGTCTGCGTGCGGCGGACGCGGCCCTCTTCGTCGTCTCGGCGGCGGACGGCGTCGACGGCGCGACCCGGCTCGTATGGGAGGAGTGCGCGTCCGTGGGGATGCCGCGGGCGATCGTGGTGACCCATCTCGACGCCGCACGCGCCGACTTCGAGGACATGGTCTCGGTGTGCCAGCGCGAGTTCGGCGGCGAGGACCCCGACGCGGTCATTCCGCTGTATCTGCCGCTGCGCGGCGAGCAGGGCGCCGACGGCCAGGCCCCCGTGGAGGGGCTGCTCGGCCTGCTCTCCCAGCGCGTCTACGACTACTCCTCCGGCACACGTACCGAACGCGACCCCGATCAGGGGCAGTTGCCGCAGATCGAGACCGCCCGCAACAGGCTCATCGAGGGGATCATCTCCGAGAGCGAGGACGAGACCCTCATGGACCGCTACCTCGGCGGTGAGGAGTGCGACATCCAGACCCTGATCAAGGACCTGGAGAAGGCCGTCGCCCGCGGCGTCTTCCACCCGGTGCTCGCGGCGGCCCCGGCCCCCGAGGGCGGGAAGCACGGACTGGGCACCCTGGAGCTGCTGGAACTGATCACGGGCGGTTTCCCCTCCCCGCTGGAACACGAGATCCCCGCCGTCACCACGCCGGAAGGCAAGCCGCAGCCGGCGCTGGCCTGCGATCCCGAAGGGCCGCTGGCCGCCGAGGTAGTCAAGACCTCCTCCGACCCGTATGTGGGCCGCATCTCACTCGTACGTGTCTTCTCCGGCACCCTCCGTCCCGATGAGACCGTGCACGTCTCCGGGCACGGCCTGGAGGACCGGGGCCACGAGGACCACGACGTCGACGAGCGGGTCGGAGCGCTGTCCGCGCCCTTCGGCAAGCAGCAGCGACCGCTGTCGAAGGCCGTCGCGGGCGATCTCGCCTGCGTGGCGAAGCTCAACCGCGCCGAGACCGGCGACACCCTCTCCGCCAAGGACTCCCCGCTGCTGATGGAGCCCTGGCTGATGCCGGACCCGTTGCTTCCGGTCGCCATCGAGGCACACACCAAGGCCGACGAGGACAAGCTCTCGCACGGTCTGTCCCGGCTCGTCGCCGAGGACCCGACGATGCGCCTGGAGCAGAACCCCGACACCCGCCAGCTCGTGCTGTGGTGCCTGGGCGAGGCGCACATGGGCGTCGCGCTGGAGCGGCTGCGCAGCCGCTACGGCGTCAACGTCGACTCCGTACCGCACAAGGTGTCGCTGCGGGAGACCTTCGCCGAGCAGGCGGAGGGCCGCGGACGACACGTCAAACAGTCGGGCGGGCACGGGCAGTTCGCGATCTGCGACATCACCGTCGAGCCGCTGCCCGGCGGTTCGGGCATCGAGTTCGTGGACAAGGTGGTGGGCGGCGCCGTGCCGCGGCAGTTCATCCCGTCCGTGGAGAAGGGCGTAAGGGCACAGGCCGCCAAGGGCGTCGCCGCCGGCTATCCGCTGGTGGACTTCCGGGTGACGCTGCACGACGGCAAGGCCCACTCGGTGGACTCCTCCGACGCGGCCTTCCAGACGGCGGGCGCGCTGGCGCTGCGCGAGTGCGCGGCCAAGGCGCGCATCCATCTGCTGGAGCCCGTCGCGGAGTTGGAGGTCGACGTGGAGGACGAGTACGTGGGCCCCGTGATGAGCGATCTGTCCGGGCGCCGCGGCAAGGTCTCCGGTACCGAGCAGGCATCCGACGGGCACACGCTCGTGAGGGCGCAGATCCCGGAGATCGAGATCAGCCGGTACGCGGTGGAGCTGCGCTCGCTGTCCCACGGGACGGGCCGCTTCGCGCGCTCGTACGCCTGCCATGAGCCGATGCCCCAGCAGTTGGCTGGCAAGATCCTGGAAGCCGCCCAGAACGGCGGCTGA